A window of the Helianthus annuus cultivar XRQ/B chromosome 4, HanXRQr2.0-SUNRISE, whole genome shotgun sequence genome harbors these coding sequences:
- the LOC110907174 gene encoding uncharacterized protein LOC110907174: MPKRPKIVSVYNDVDKENTQHVVLPIVTRDEASHRRKLRKLILDNKKSNVGTTSSSLNIDSTNINSTSTPCVTSDNIVNKIGFHNFESTPEVTNNVNSSLSSIVTSNNICSTSNRTTTKNDIGNNISTGITSTTCTSSFNRNLQRLSSGKRKLVSKARISSPIPMIDLTTDETVVRDPYKGVSTDYLDHGDQVITCEVCYAKLWDAEKGSGRKEGGKICHMLCCGYAKVVLPDYKTATPYYKSLFMSNDNESKHFLKNIRRYNSMFAFTSMGGKVDHTVNTGNAPFCYRISGENYHSIGSLVPPNGVKPKFCQLYIYDTENELANRQSVFRTSDNASSSSTSDETDNKLIQQIKAMFDAENVLVKIYRMVRDCFQQNPYTTLKLRLIGKREQDGRTYNLPTSSEVAALIVGDIDNALEKRDIVVETQTGSLKRISELHPSYLALQYPILFPYGDDGYRIDIPHRGVIDVTNKKRPNCTMREFFAYRVQDRSNQFSLILNSRRLFQQFLVDAYTMIESERLNFIRFQQQDLRSDTYENIRKLRYNGQQDLSKVGKRIFLPSSFTGGSRYMMKNYLDAMAICKWYGYPDFFITITCNPKWPEVQRFLKDTNLNPEDRPDILSRIFKIKLDAICKDLKDRDLFGKASAVVYTIEFQKRGLPHAHMCLFMENDYKLPTVDHVDQFISAEIPDLNQDPELYTLVKDHMIHGPCGNARMSSPCMVDRKCSKGFPKKFQDHSTLDSNGFPLYRRRDDGSFVLKNKIQLDNRSVVPYNKKLLKRYQAHINVEWCNQAASIKYLFKYINKGPDRATVAVVPSNNENEQAENDEIKEYYDCRYISACEASWRIFSNEVNYRSPSVMRLPFHLPGQQTVCFGPDEDINQVLNKPSVNSSMFLAWMQRNQDPNDHVARTLTYVQFPRFYVWKLDKRIWVPRIKGKTIGRIHSVSPSTGEAYYLRILLNKVKGPTSFDDIKTVNGRVYDTFRDACYALGLLDDDSEYIEAIKEANISGSAGYIRNLFATMLLSSTLSRPEVVWESTWKYMTDDFLYRFSKYHRVSGLSIPDEQLKNYVLCEIEKFLTRNNSSLRRFLSMPYPDTSSLDNFRCRLINEELAYNRTELQNVYQGQVNLLTDEQRAVYEEIMNAVHGDNGGVFFVYGYGGTGKTFLWKTLSAAIRSKGQIVLNVASSGIASLLLEGGRTAHSRFHIPLNLNEDSVCHIKPDDDVAKLLQQTKLIIWDEAPMVHKHAFEALDRTMHDIFNISNSSRSDVLFGGKVIVFGGDFRQILPVVPNGGRQEIVNASLCSSYLWSKCKLLTLSRNMRLTVGRPSSEVEEISNFAKWLLDVGEGNVGGSNDGEAIIEFSTRAILAPKNEVVHEINDRLLAVFPGEEKEYLSSDSLCPTEDGNVDQQNIYSPDVLNGLKVSGLPNHRLVLKVGVPVMLLRNIDQRNGLCNGTRLKVTKLYSRVIEAEIISGGNIGSRTFIPRINLVPSDRKIPFAFQRRQFPITVCFAMTINKSQGQSLSKVGLYLRQPVFTHGQLYVALSRVTRRDGIKLLILDNDGRPTNKTTNVVYKEIFNGL; this comes from the exons ATGCCTAAACGACCAAAAATTGTCTCCGTATACAATGACGTTGATAAAGAAAACACTCAGCATG TTGTCCTCCCAATTGTTACTCGAGACGAGGCATCTCATAGAAGAAAATTAAGAAAATTAATCTTGGATAATAAGAAATCAAATGTGGGAACTACATCGTCGTCCCTCAATATTGATTCCACTAATATTAATTCCACTTCCACTCCGTGTGTTACATCTGATAACATAGTCAACAAAATTGGTTTTCACAATTTTGAATCCACTCCTGAGGTGACTAATAATGTTAATTCAAGTCTTTCAAGTATTGTAACAA GTAACAATATTTGTAGTACCAGCAATCGTACAACGACAAAAAACGATATTGGGAATAATATTTCAACTGGCATCACATCAACCACCTGCACATCATCATTCAACCGTAATTTGCAAAGGCTATCATCTGGCAAACGTAAGTTGGTATCCAAAGCACGTATTTCGTCTCCTATACCAATGATCGACTTGACCACAGATGAAACCGTAGTACGAGATCCTTATAAAGGTGTTTCTACAG ATTATTTAGATCACGGTGATCAAGTTATTACTTGTGAAGTTTGTTATGCAAAGTTATGGGACGCAGAGAAAGGAAGCGGAAGAAAAGAGGGTGGCAAAATATGTCATATGTTATGTTGTGGTTATGCCAAAGTTGTGTTACCGGATTACAAAACCGCGACACCTTATTATAAAAGTCTATTCATGTCAAATGACAATGAAAGCAAGCACTTTTTGAAGAACATTCGACGATACAATTCTATGTTCGCGTTTACCTCAATGGGTGGTAAGGTTGACCATACCGTGAATACTGGTAATGCTCCTTTTTGCTACAGAATTAGTGGTGAAAATTACCATTCTATTGGTAGTCTTGTGCCACCAAACGGAGTGAAGCCTAAATTTTGTCAGTTATACATATACGATACTGAAAATGAGTTGGCAAATAGGCAATCAGTTTTTAG GACTTCAGACAATGCTTCCTCATCATCCACTTCAGATGAAACCGATAATAAGCTGATACAACAAATCAAAGCAATGTTTGATGCCGAAAATGTGCTTGTGAAAATTTATAGGATGGTTAGAGATTGCTTCCAACAAAATCCTTATACCACTTTAAAGCTTCGCCTTATTGGCAAAAGAGAACAAGATGGTCGGACTTATAACTTACCTACTTCCTCAGAGGTTGCTGCTCTTATTGTTGGAGATATCGATAACGCACTTGAGAAAAGAGATATCGTTGTCGAGACACAAACAGGTTCATTAAAAAGAATAAGTGAATTGCATCCATCCTATCTTGCACTTCAGTATCCTATTTTGTTCCCATATGGAGACGACGGTTACAGAATTGACATACCACATAGGGGTGTCATTGATGTTACTAACAAGAAACGTCCGAATTGTACAATGAGAGAGTTTTTTGCGTATCGTGTACAAGATCGTAGTAACCAGTTTTCATTGATTCTAAATTCTCGACGCTTATTCCAACAGTTTTTGGTTGATGCTTATACGATGATTGAGAGCGAACGACTTAACTTTATAAGATTTCAGCAACAAGATCTCAGGTCTGATACATATGAGAATATCCGGAAACTAAGATATAATGGCCAACAAGATTTGTCTAAGGTTGGAAAACGTATTTTCCTTCCATCTTCCTTTACAGGCGGGTCACGATATATGATGAAAAACTATCTTGACGCAATGGCAATTTGTAAATGGTATGGTTATCCAGACTTTTTTATAACCATTACCTGCAATCCCAAATGGCCGGAGGTTCAAAGGTTTCTTAAGGACACAAATCTTAATCCGGAGGATAGGCCTGATATTTTATCTCGAATTTTTAAAATAAAGCTGGATGCCATTTGTAAAGATTTGAAAGACCGTGATTTGTTTGGAAAAGCTTCTGCTG ttgttTACACTATTGAGTTTCAGAAGCGAGGATTGCCTCATGCACATATGTGCTTATTCATGGAGAATGATTACAAACTTCCAACTGTAGACCATGTTGATCAGTTTATTTCTGCAGAAATCCCTGATTTAAACCAAGACCCGGAACTATATACGCTTGTGAAAGACCATATGATTCATGGTCCATGTGGTAATGCTAGAATGAGCTCTCCATGTATGGTTGATAGAAAATGttcaaaaggttttcccaagaaaTTTCAAGATCACTCAACCTTGGATTCTAACGGATTTCCCTTATACAGAAGAAGAGATGACGGTTCCttcgttttaaaaaataaaattcagTTAGACAATAGAAGTGTTGTACCTTATAACAAAAAGCTTTTGAAAAGATATCAGGCGCATATAAACGTTGAATGGTGCAACCAAGCGGCGTCAATAAAGTATTTGTTCAAGTATATTAATAAAGGTCCTGATAGAGCAACAGTTGCTGTGGTTCCGAGCAACAATGAAAACGAACAAGCAGAAAATGATGAAATTAAAGAGTATTATGACTGTAGGTATATATCTGCGTGTGAAGCGTCTTGGAGGATTTTTTCTAATGAAGTTAATTATAGGAGTCCTTCTGTTATGCGTCTTCCTTTCCATCTTCCTGGACAACAAACAGTTTGTTTCGGTCCTGATGAAGATATTAATCAAGTGCTAAACAAACCATCTGTGAACTCATCAATGTTTTTAGCTTGGATGCAACGTAATCAAGATCCTAACGACCATGTTGCACGTACACTAACATACGTACAGTTTCCGCGTTTTTATGTTTGGAAGCTTGACAAGCGTATATGGGTTCCGAGAATAAAAGGAAAAACAATTGGAAGAATTCATTCCGTTTCTCCTTCTACCGGTGAAGCGTACTATTTAAGAattcttcttaacaaagttaaaggACCAACATCGTTTGATGATATTAAAACAGTTAATGGTCGAGTGTACGATACTTTTAGAGATGCTTGCTATGCGCTTGGTTTGTTGGATGACGACTCTGAGTATATTGAGGCCATCAAAGAAGCAAATATATCAGGTAGTGCAGGTTATATTCGCAATTTATTCGCCACCATGTTACTGTCAAGCACATTATCTAGACCTGAAGTTGTCTGGGAAAGCACATGGAAGTATATGACAGATGATTTTCTGTACAGATTCTCAAAGTATCATCGTGTTTCAg GTTTATCAATTCCTGATGAGCAACTAAAGAACTACGTTTTATGCGAAATAGAGAAGTTTTTAACTCGGAATAATTCATCGCTTCGGAGATTTTTATCAATGCCTTACCCGGATACTTCATCTTTAGATAACTTTCGCTGCCGATTGATTAACGAAGAGCTTGCTTATAACAGAACAGAGTTACAAAATGTTTATCAAGGTCAGGTGAATTTGTTAACGGATGAACAACGTGCAGTATATGAAGAAATTATGAACGCAGTTCATGGAGACAATGGAGGAGTATTTTTTGTTTACGGTTATGGCGGGACCGGTAAAACGTTTTTATGGAAAACATTATCTGCTGCAATTAGGTCAAAAGGTCAGATTGTATTAAACGTTGCATCTAGCGGAATTGCATCATTGCTGTTGGAGGGAGGAAGAACGGCTCATTCTAGGTTTCATATACCTTTGAATCTTAATGAGGATTCCGTTTGTCATATAAAACCAGACGATGATGTAGCTAAATTACTACAGCAGACCAAACTCATTATATGGGATGAAGCTCCTATGGTTCATAAACATGCATTTGAGGCTTTGGATAGAACTATGCATGACATTTTCAATATATCTAATTCATCCAGGTCTGATGTTTTATTTGGAGGGAAGGTGATTGTATTTGGTGGTGATTTTAGGCAAATACTACCTGTTGTTCCAAACGGTGGACGTCAAGAAATTGTGAATGCCTCATTATGTTCTTCTTATCTGTGGAGTAAGTGTAAGTTGTTGACGTTATCTAGAAACATGAGGTTAACTGTTGGAAGACCATCATCTGAAGTTGAAGAGATTAGTAATTTTGCAAAATGGTTGTTGGACGTTGGCGAGGGAAATGTTGGTGGTTCCAATGATGGAGAAGCAATAATTGAA TTTAGTACAAGAGCTATACTTGCGCCTAAGAATGAGGTTGTTCACGAGATTAACGACAGATTGTTGGCAGTTTTCCCTGGTGAAGAAAAAGAGTATCTTAGTTCTGACAGTCTATGCCCTACTGAAGATGGCAATGTTGATCAGCAAAATATATATTCTCCTGACGTGCTCAATGGTCTCAAAGTGTCTGGTTTACCAAATCATAGGTTAGTGCTTAAAGTTGGGGTTCCAGTAATGTTGTTGCGAAATATTGACCAACGAAATGGTTTGTGTAACGGTACAAGgttaaaggtcacaaaactttacAGCCGTGTTATTGAAGCTGAGATAATTTCTGGTGGTAATATTGGTTCTCGGACATTCATACCTAGAATCAATTTGGTACCTTCGGACCGAAAGATTCCTTTTGCATTTCAAAGGAGGCAATTTCCAATAACTGTATGTTTTGCAATGACGATTAACAAAAGCCAGGGACAGTCGCTATCTAAGGTTGGGTTGTACCTAAGACAACCAGTTTTCACACATGGTCAATTGTACGTAGCTTTATCCAGGGTTACAAGACGAGATGGAATCAAGTTACTAATACTTGACAATGATGGCAGGCCTACAAATAAAACAACCAATGTCGTATATAAAGAGATATTCAATGGATTGTGA